Proteins encoded by one window of Gambusia affinis linkage group LG17, SWU_Gaff_1.0, whole genome shotgun sequence:
- the LOC122846782 gene encoding uncharacterized protein LOC122846782 has translation MAEQTFLRSAISEVLPDLAEASKDILEETLQSIGVETYDDFQFIVEEDLLSALRPIQARKALAAWKFRSQTPETSRSSSNASPDTPPSQPSLSPLSVSSNSSSSNQTSAADWMDTFEIPWEKFSEELMQALERGKRPSPKMRKEMVRIVVSEMMRKSSYLGKRSSTEVAKKMVAKYPKSLQDVIDGDVIGPGYHSLVKQLQYRIENVKRSTMPKIRKRKRCSENSDTNEIPQEQRAAIQDTYGCINWNVKFLPLGETAESQQQKKDKLKMMSLQKEANPEEMKQLLRTTFYSQRKDINQGKSIQDVLEAWPVLFHDIGMAVHYKGLTGLGLKETFMKNMDMKGKRLLSYMNTVCVNKNKRFFQAQTKLKMLKGELDGYSEDVKELMLLLLCYFNENEEAMFFCVEDTCLAEEVQMENVSLTPTIIVCGQSCFHAKRFMLSVDQQIGNNNISCFISALCMMFGSYYCFNIHYPSGLASTLEFLQRCFFSINPDKGSKVEETRKPRLHVNPRVLTLIQELSDYEWRDV, from the exons ATGGCTGAGCAAACATTTTTACGCAGCGCTATCAGTGAAGTGTTGCCCGATCTTGCAGAGGCTTCAAAAGACATTCTCGAAGAGACTTTACAGTCAATTGGAGTAGAAACGTATGATGACTTCCAGTTCATTGTTGAGGAAGACTTGCTGTCAGCATTAAGACCAATTCAAGCCAGAAAGGCACTTGCTGCTTGGAAATTCAGAA gcCAGACCCCTGAAACCAGCAGGTCCTCAAGTAATGCATCACCAGATACTCCTCCATCACAGCCGTCTTTGTCCCCGCTAAGTGTGTCATCAAACTCCTCCAGCAGCAACCAGACATCTGCAGCAGACTGGATGGACACCTTTGAGATACCATGGGAAAAGTTCTCAGAAGAACTGATGCAGGCATTAGAGAGAGGTAAACGGCCAAGTCCAAAAATGAGGAAGGAGATGGTCAGGATTGTGGTGTCTGAAATGATGCGAAAAAGTTCTTACTTGGGTAAAAGGAGTTCTACAGAGGTTGCAAAGAAGATGGTGGCAAAATATCCAAAATCTCTACAAGATGTTATCGATGGAGATGTCATTGGCCCTGGCTATCATTCACTCGTCAAACAACTTCAATATCGAATTGAGAACGTGAAGCGATCTACAATGCCTAAAATAAGAAAGCGAAAGCGCTGCTCTGAAAACTCTGACACAAATGAAATTCCTCAGGAACAGAGAGCTGCAATTCAGGACACCTATGGGTGTATCAACTGGAATGTAAAATTCCTTCCTCTTGGAGAAACTGCTGAAAGTCAGCAACAGAAGAAGGACAAGCTCAAGATGATGTCTCTGCAGAAGGAGGCCAATCCTGAGGAGATGAAACAATTACTGAGGACAACTTTCTACTCACAGCGCAAAGATATTAACCAGGGGAAAAGCATTCAAGATGTCTTGGAAGCCTGgcctgttttatttcatgacatTGGGATGGCTGTACACTACAAGGGACTTACTGGACTTGGATTGAAGGAAACCTTCATGAAGAACATGGATATGAAGGGGAAAAGACTGCTGAGCTACATGAACACTGTttgtgtgaacaaaaacaaaaggtttttccaGGCTCAGACAAAGTTGAAGATGTTAAAGGGAGAACTGGACGGTTACTCTGAAGATGTTAAAGAGCTGATGCTCCTACTTCTCTGCTACTtcaatgaaaatgaagaagcaATGTTCTTCTGTGTGGAGGACACATGCCTAGCTGAAGAAGTACAGATGGAGAATGTCTCCTTGACTCCCACTATCATTGTGTGTG GTCAATCCTGCTTCCATGCTAAACGATTCATGCTGAGTGTGGATCAACAGATTGGAAACAACAACatctcctgttttatttctgccctCTGCATGATGTTTGGGAGctattattgttttaacataCATTATCCATCGGGGCTGGCGTCTACACTGGAGTTTCTGCAGAg GTGTTTCTTCTCAATCAACCCAGACAAGGGCAGTAAGGTGGAAGAAACCCGTAAACCCAGACTGCATGTGAACCCCCGTGTACTCACCTTGATCCAGGAACTTTCGGATTATGAGTGGCGTGATGTTTGA
- the LOC122819445 gene encoding girdin-like: protein MEKNTLEQEKTALEQKNSALEEENTTLEDKITALEMENHTLENKKNYIKHKNITLEQVKFGLEKENLALMDENNTLEKRMATRKEECNELLENNATLEQEICDLEKRIEALEQENSRQWHKNTSLEQEKTALEQKTTTMEQITTALEQKIAALGQKNTELEHENTALQGLKNDSLEKEMTNLEQKITALEKERNTLEQENNKLEQEKTALGQKSNTLEQANTALEKENTALKQENTAHGQKNNSLEQEKTALGQRNTTLEQRNTDMAQKITVLEKERITLKQEIFTLKQVNDILEEEGNFFEREKIYFEEKYLFLEQINAARKQKCAALEQKSSALEKIIDALEQEKAAVEEKSAASEHMRTVLQLELENLNHCMRKKMEQLNQETSEEETKENIQPVSEQPQEQAPIC from the exons atggaaaaaaataccctggagcaggaaaaaactgcCTTAGAGCAAAAGAATAGTGccctggaggaggaaaacacCACACTGGAGGATAAAATTACTGCCTTAGAAATGGAAAACCATACtctggagaataaaaaaaattatataaaacataaaaatatcaccCTTGAGCAAGTAAAGTTCGGCCTGGAGAAGGAAAACCTCGCCCTAATGGATGAAAACAACACCTTGGAGAAGAGAATGGCCACCCGGAAGGAGGAATGTAACGAACTGTTGGAGAACAACGCCACCTTGGAGCAGGAAATATGTGACTTAGAGAAAAGAATTGAAgccctggagcaggaaaactcCAGACAGTGGCACAAAAACACCTctctggagcaggaaaaaactgctCTGGAACAGAAAACCACCACAATGGAGCAAATTACCACTGCCTTGGAGCAGAAAATCGCCGCCCTGGgtcagaaaaacactgaactggAGCACGAAAACACTGCCCTTCAGGGTCTGAAAAACGATTCCCTGGAGAAGGAAATGACCaa cctggagcagaaaatcactgccttagaaaaggagagaaatacactggagcaggaaaacaataAACTTGAACAGGAAAAAACTGCTCTCGGACAGAAAAGCAACACCCTTGAGCAAGCAAACACCgccctggagaaggaaaacaccgccctgaagcaggaaaacactgcCCACGGTCAGAAAAACAACTccttggagcaggaaaaaactgctCTAGGGCAGAGAAACACCACCCTGGAGCAGAGAAACACCGACATGGCACAGAAAATCACTGTcttggaaaaggaaagaattacCCTGAAGCAGGAAATCTTTACTTTAAAGCAGGTAAACGACATCTTGGAAGAGGAAGGCAACTTTTTTGAGCgtgaaaaaatctattttgaggAGAAATACCTCTTTTTGGAGCAAATAAACGCGGCCCGGAAGCAGAAATGCGCTGCTCTGGAGCAAAAAAGCTCAGCATTGGAGAAAATAATCGACGCCTTGGAGCAGGAAAAGGCTGCCGTGGAGGAGAAAAGCGCTGCCTCGGAGCATATGCGCACTGTGCTGCAGCTTGAATTAGAAAATCTGAACCATtgtatgaggaaaaaaatggaacagCTGAACCAGGAGACATCAGAAGAAGAAACCAAGGAAAACATCCAGCCAGTTTCAGAACAGCCACAAGAGCAGGCGCCTATATGTTAA
- the dolpp1 gene encoding dolichyldiphosphatase 1, which translates to MALEEQCSAPPRWQAISVTHVEFPEGDLTGKLLAYISLLPVAILVGFVTLIVFKRELHTISFFAGVLLNEGVNWVLKHILREPRPCAGAHTTVYAEYGMPSNHSQLIWFFVVYFFLFLYLRMHQTNNARCVDLLWRHVLSIVLLGMASSVSYSRVYLLYHTWSQVFYGAVTGSTMAIIWFFFTQEVLTPLFPKVAAWPISEYFLVRDTSLIPNILWFEYTVTRSEARNRQRKLGTKLQ; encoded by the exons ATGGCGTTGGAAGAGCAGTGCTCGGCACCACCTCGATGGCAGGCTATATCAGTGACACACGTAGAGTTTCCCGAGG GGGATCTCACGGGAAAACTGCTGGCCTACATTAGTCTCCTACCCGTAGCTATTCTTGTGGGCTTTGTCACTCTCATAGTGTTTAAACGGGAACTGCACACG ATTTCCTTCTTCGCTGGAGTCCTTCTAAATGAAGGAGTGAACTGGGTGCTCAAGCACATTCTCAGAGAGCCGCGCCCTTGTGCAG GAGCTCATACAACCGTTTATGCCGAGTACGGCATGCCCTCGAATCATTCCCAGCTTATCTGGTTCTTCGTTgtttacttctttctttttctttatttaag GATGCATCAGACAAACAATGCTCGATGTGTGGACCTGCTGTGGAGGCACGTCCTGTCAATCGTCCTGCTGGGCATGGCGTCATCCGTCTCATACAGCAG GGTCTACTTGTTGTATCACACCTGGAGTCAGGTTTTCTATGGGGCAGTGACTGGCAGTACAATGGCCATTATCTGGTTCTTTTTCACACAAGAGGTGCTGACACCTTTATTCCCCAAAGTTGCAGCATG GCCAATATCAGAGTACTTCCTGGTGCGAGACACAAGCTTGATTCCCAACATCTTATGGTTTGAGTATACGGTGACCAGATCAGAGGCAAG aaaCAGACAACGAAAGCTTGGAACAAAACTTCAGTGA